CGGAGGTCACGCTGCCCGACGGGGCCGCGCCCGACGGCGTGGACCTGCTGGAGGCGCTGCGTGGGGACGCGACTGCTGCCCCGCCCGCCGACCGGCCGCTGGTCCACCACAGCCTCGGCGGCCGGTTCGCGATCCGCCGCGGGCCGTGGAAGGCGATTTTCGCGGCCGGGTCCGGCGGCGGTTTCTCCGAACCTTCGATCTCGGCGCTGTTCAGCTCCGGATCCGGCAAGGCCCACGCCAACCCGCCATGGGACCGCGACCATCCGGTCGGTCAGCTCTATGACCTGGCGGACGACCCGGGTGAGACTGTTGATCTCTGGCAGGAGCGGCCCGAGGTCGTGGCCGACCTCTACGCCGCGCTGCGCGATATCTGCGGCGACGAATCCAGCGGGCTGCCCTTCGACGTGCTTATCCGTCCGGCTCGGTCATGACGGACAATGTGCTGGTGACGGCCTGTTGCGGGCCCGGTGCCCACCCCGACCCCGCCCACTCCGACCCGGCCCCCGGCGAGCAAGCCCGGGCGCTTCCCTTCGCCGTGCCCGCGCACGACCCTCGCGCGGTGGCGCGCGGCATGGTCGCCGTGCCCGGTGGCATGTTCCGGATGGGCAGCGAGGACCCCGACACGTTCCCCGCCGACGGCGAGGGCCCGGTGCGCGAGATCACCGTGGCCGGGTTCCGGATCGACCCCAAGGCCGTCACCAACACCCAGTTCGCCAGGTTCGTCAAAGCCACCGGCTACCGCACGGATGCCGAGCAGTTCGGCTGGTCGTACGTGTTCCACCTGTTCGTCGGCCCGGAGGCCGCCGGCCACGTGCTTGACGCGCACGTCCCCCAGGCGCCGTGGTGGCTGCCGGTGGCCGGGGCGACATGGCGTACGCCCGAGGGTCCCGGCTCCGACGTGAGCAGGCGTGCCAACCATCCCGTGGTGCACGTCTCCTGGCATGACGCGTCCGCGTACGCCGCGTGGGCAGGCAAGCGCCTGCCCACCGAGGCCGAGTGGGAGAAGGCCGCCCGTGGGGGCCTCGACCAGGCCCGATTCCCGTGGGGCGACGAGTTCACCCCGCGCGGGCAGCACCGTTGCAACACCTGGCAGGGCACGTTCCCGCAGCACAACACCGGCGACGACGGCCATCTGGGCACCGCCCGGGTCGACGCGTACCGGCCCAACGGATACGGCCTCTACAACACGTCCGGCAACGTGTGGGAGTGGTGCGCCGACTGGTTCAGCGCC
The genomic region above belongs to Micromonospora sp. WMMD1128 and contains:
- a CDS encoding formylglycine-generating enzyme family protein, with the translated sequence MVAVPGGMFRMGSEDPDTFPADGEGPVREITVAGFRIDPKAVTNTQFARFVKATGYRTDAEQFGWSYVFHLFVGPEAAGHVLDAHVPQAPWWLPVAGATWRTPEGPGSDVSRRANHPVVHVSWHDASAYAAWAGKRLPTEAEWEKAARGGLDQARFPWGDEFTPRGQHRCNTWQGTFPQHNTGDDGHLGTARVDAYRPNGYGLYNTSGNVWEWCADWFSADAHRDSASRTDPRGPRTGTGRVVRGGSYLCHDSYCNRYRVAARTMSTPDSTTGHTGFRCAADEPETDR